Proteins from one Coturnix japonica isolate 7356 chromosome 5, Coturnix japonica 2.1, whole genome shotgun sequence genomic window:
- the SIX1 gene encoding homeobox protein SIX1, whose translation MSMLPSFGFTQEQVACVCEVLQQGGNLERLGRFLWSLPACDHLHKNESVLKAKAVVAFHRGNFRELYKILESHQFSPHNHPKLQQLWLKAHYVEAEKLRGRPLGAVGKYRVRRKFPLPRTIWDGEETSYCFKEKSRSVLREWYAHNPYPSPREKRELAEATGLTTTQVSNWFKNRRQRDRAAEAKERENTENNNAATNKPNQLSPLDGSKPLMSSSEEEFSPPQSPDQNSVLLLQGNLAHGRSSAYPLGSLPAPPGTHSLPGHQLQDSLLGPLTSSLVDLGS comes from the exons ATGTCGATGCTGCCGTCGTTCGGCTTCACGCAGGAGCAGGTCGCCTGCGTGTGcgaggtgctgcagcaggggggGAACCTGGAGCGCCTGGGCCGCTTCCTCTGGTCGCTGCCGGCCTGCGACCACCTGCACAAGAACGAGAGCGTCCTCAAGGCCAAAGCGGTGGTGGCTTTTCACCGGGGCAACTTCCGAGAGCTCTACAAGATCCTGGAGAGCCACCAGTTCTCGCCGCACAACCAccccaagctgcagcagctctggctcaAGGCGCACTACGTGGAAGCCGAGAAGCTGCGCGGGCGGCCGCTGGGAGCCGTGGGCAAATACCGGGTGCGCCGAAAGTTCCCCCTGCCCCGAACCATCTGGGACGGCGAGGAGACCAGCTACTGCTTCAAGGAGAAGAGCCGCAGCGTTCTCCGCGAGTGGTACGCGCACAATCCCTACCCCTCGCCCCGCGAGAAGCGGGAGCTGGCCGAGGCCACCGGGCTCACCACCACGCAGGTCAGCAACTGGTTCAAGAACCGGCGGCAGCGGGACCGGGCGGCGGAGGCCAAGGAGAG GGAGAACACGGAGAACAACAACGCGGCCACCAACAAACCCAACCAACTCTCCCCACTGGACGGGAGCAAACCCCTCATGTCCAGCTCCGAGGAAGAATTTTCACCCCCGCAGAGCCCGGATCAGAACTCGGTCCTCCTGTTGCAGGGGAACCTCGCTCACGGCAGGAGCTCCGCGTACCCGCTGGGTTCCCTGCCCGCCCCCCCGGGCACGCACAGCCTCCCTGGCCATCAGCTCCAGGACTCGCTGCTGGGGCCGCTCACCTCCAGCCTGGTGGACCTGGGCTCCTAA
- the SIX6 gene encoding homeobox protein SIX6 — MFQLPILNFSPQQVAGVCETLEESGDIERLGRFLWSLPVAPAACEALNKNESVLRARAVVAFHTGNYSDLYHILENHKFTKESHGKLQALWLEAHYQEAEKLRGRPLGPVDKYRVRKKFPLPRTIWDGEQKTHCFKERTRHLLREWYLQDPYPNPSKKRELAQATGLTPTQVGNWFKNRRQRDRAAAAKNRLQQQVLAQGSGRSLQAEEESGGEAGGAASSPAVSLSSKAATSAISITSSDSECDI; from the exons ATGTTCCAGCTGCCCATCCTCAATTTCAGCCCGCAGCAGGTGGCCGGGGTATGCGAGACCCTGGAGGAAAGCGGGGACATTGAGCGCCTGGGGCGCTTCCTCTGGTCCCTGCCCGTGGCCCCGGCGGCTTGCGAAGCGCTCAACAAGAACGAGTCGGTGCTGAGAGCCCGGGCGGTGGTGGCCTTCCACACGGGCAACTACAGCGACCTCTACCATATCCTGGAGAACCACAAGTTCACCAAGGAGTCCCACGGCAAGCTGCAAGCCCTCTGGCTGGAAGCGCATTACCAGGAGGCGGAGAAGCTGCGGGGCCGCCCCTTGGGGCCGGTGGACAAATACAGGGTGAGGAAGAAGTTTCCGCTGCCCAGGACCATTTGGGATGGCGAGCAGAAGACGCACTGCTTCAAGGAGAGGACGAGGCATCTCCTGAGGGAGTGGTACCTGCAGGACCCTTACCCCAATCCGAGCAAGAAAAGGGAACTGGCTCAGGCCACGGGGCTCACCCCCACGCAGGTGGGCAACTGGTTCAAAAACCGCAGGCAAAGGGACAGGGCGGCGGCCGCCAAGAACAG GCTACAGCAGCAGGTCCTGGCGCAGGGCTCGGGGCGCTCGCTGCAAGCGGAGGAGGAGAGCGGAGGGGAGGCGGGGGGGGCGGCCTCCAGCCCAGCCGTCAGCCTCTCCAGCAAAGCGGCCACCTCCGCCATCTCCATCACATCCAGCGACAGTGAATGTGACATCTGA